In Camelina sativa cultivar DH55 chromosome 17, Cs, whole genome shotgun sequence, the genomic stretch TATGAGAGTCACTAAAGGCAAATTTGGGTCAAAGCATCAGCGATGTGCTTCATCGGTGGTCGTTTCTCGGGGCTAGTACTAACGCAAGCCATTGCAATCTTCAGTACAGCGATGacctcttcttcaatctctgtGTCATCAGGCACCAAATAAGGATCCAAAATGTCTgacatctctttcttctcatcAATACACATCTGAATCCACTTCACTATTTCCATTTCCGATTTACCAACAAAAACTATAGGTAACCTTCCCGTTATCATCTCTAGCAAGATCACCCCAAACGAGTATACATCCCATTTCTGTGATGGCTTCACTGTTGCTTTCGCCGCTTCAGGAGCCTGGTAAAATGAGCTCAAGTTTGCAGATGGTCCAATCGATGAGGCGCTCTTGTTGGATGGTCGGTCAACTGTGgttgattccaatgttccagcAATGCTAGTGAGGTGCATGAGTCCAAAATCCGAGATATGAGGCTCCATATCCTGTCCCAAGAGTATATTGCTGAGCTTCAGAGATCCATGAACATACTTTTTGGGGCTAAACTCATGAAGATACACCAACCCTCTTGAGATTCCCCTCATTATCTTTAACCGAACTCCCCAAGACAGCGGCTTGAATGACACCATTCCAGGATTCCCTAACAATTAGACACAAGACAAAACTGAGTTTCATTCAACACAGACAAACAACAATATGATAAAGGTTTATTTAAGTATGTACCATGGAGTGCATTGGCAAGACTTCCGTTTGAAATATAGTCATAGATGAGAAGCTTCTCCTCGACTGACCAATAATAAGCTTTAAGACTAACGATATTCGGATGCCTTAGCTTCCCAATCGCTTCAACCTCTGTCTGAAACTCCTTGCATCTTTgagatcctccttctcccaaccTCCTAACAGCTACAGTTAAGCCATCTTCAAGAACAACTTTATACACAATCCCGTTCCCGCCTTTTCCAAGAACGAAAGCTGAAGCCTTGAGAAGCTCATCTAAATCCAAAGCCATATGTTTATCCAACAGAACAAGATCCTGTCGTTGTGGCTCAAGTGTTTCCGAAGAAGGTGACTCTGATCCTTCTTTTCCAAAACATAaagaacttttcttttctttcccttCTTTCTCCAACACATAACCTTCCTCATCCACGCTGTTACGTCGCGCGCAAATCTTCAAGTAGcaacaagagaagagaaatccCACAATGCAGATTCCAATGAAATCACAAACCACAATTGCAACAATAGCAGTTATACTCAAACCTTCTCCTTTCTTTGACTCACCTCCACTTTGGTCGTTGTTATCAGGTACAAAAGGGTGAGAAGCTGGAGAAGTGTCTTTATCTGACAAACAAGGATCTTTCAAAGGAGGGCCACAGAGCCTCGGATTCCCCAAGAATGCAGTTGGACCTCTGTTAACTAAAGCACCAGTTTGTGGGATAGGTCCACTCAGATTGTTGTAAGCTAGATTGACATAAACTTTCTCAGGCAAATCCCCTAAGCTAGCTGGTATAGAGCCACTAAACGAGTTATGAGACAAATCAAGAGTACCTTGCAATCTAGTCAAATCCCCTAAATCATCAGGAACAAGACCACTGAGATTGTTAGAAGAAAGGTCAAGCTTCTGCAAAGAAGCCAAAGCATGACCAAATCCACTAGGAACAGAACCAGTGAGATTGTTCTGATTCAAATCAAAGCTCCTAAGCCTCTTACACCTCAAAACCGATTCTGGGATCGACCCGTTAAGAGAATTACgagaaaaatccaaactttgcAGGAACTTTAGGTCACCAATCTCATTTGGGATAGACCCAGATAAGAGATTACCATAAAGAACCAAACTTTGAAGCCCTTGAGCCTTGAAAAGCTCAGCAGGCAAGCTCCCACTAAGCTCATTGCTTCTCAAATTCAAATGGCGGAGATTAGTGAGTACACCTAGAGATGAAGGAAGGAAACCTACAAGTTTCTTCCTTGGGATGCTAAGAGAGACGACAACCTTGTGGTCATCACAAGTGACTCCATTCCAAGAACAAGGGTCTTGATCCTCTGAGTTCCAGTTACTCAGAGAACCATCTGGATCTCTTGAGATAGAACGCTTGAGAGTTAAAAGAGCAAACCCTTCGTCGTTCAGAGCATTCAATTCGACATTGAAGTTCCAGATAAGAAGAACCAAGAACAAAAGTGATCCCACCGACATTTCCGAGGAATCAATGAAAGAAGTTGGACAAGaattaactttttttggtaAGGGAGAAATCAAGAATAGTTTTTGCGGAGATTGatggagagaaaaagagagagagaagtgagagTGTGAAAGCAAGAAAAGGAGAGTGAGAGACGTTGATAGAAGATTCGGCTTCCTAAGTTGGACCTTTGGACTATTCTCTATCATCGTTAATATCcccattttatttgtttggttatcaaacaatttattttgttttcaattgatTATTAAGAATCTGTTTTCATTAATTGGTAACGTTAATTATAATCAATGTTgaattaaatgaaataaaaatgtttcgAAATATACAGAACTTGAGAATAATGATGACAAATGTACAAAACAGAAGCTCTTGCAGACACACATTCATGCACTTTCTTTATAACGAAAGTGAACCTTACTTATGCCAATTTTTTATCTCAAACAATTGCATTATACTtctatttgttgttttctttttcgttttcccgtaaggaacaaaataaaattttataccaaattttaagtaaattacattgtaaaagataaataaatgaactAAATGCTTCACTCGAAATAATAATAGTTGCAGTAGAGCAGTAGACACTAGACAGGAGTGAGCTGGAGTAGAGAAAAGCATCTAATTTAGTAAAAGTTAAAAGCCTTACTtctactttaattttattttggtattgAGAAGAATAGTAGAGTGACTGATTAGTACGCGCGGCTCCATGATTATCCCACATTCTCTGTATAAACTATAAAGGAAATACCTTTATGAACTATTATGTCCCCCTCTCTttgtatatactttttttcAGCCGTTAACACACACATTTGTATCATCAagtattcattaaaaaaaaaaatgtgatcaTTATGTCTTTAGTTGTCTAGCTACTCCGAACGTATATCACTActaataataaactttaaaattagtAGATATTtcatatgtgtgtatatatgtaataataatgtatTATTTATGTGTGAATGTGTAGATGGAAGTGTATATATGGTGATGAACGATAAAGCTGATTCTTAatagtaagttttattttttcttagctTGTACTAGCAGAAATTGGAAacttatttcaaaaaattaattaaaatttcctaacaatcaagaacatgaatgcCAACAAAAAAGTAATAGCAAATCCGATAGCCGATAGGAGTGAAGAAAAGTGTTGCTAAAGGAGACATCATATACGATGAACAGACATCCATGGACCTGTATTGTATGCCTATGTTTTGCTTTTTCATATATCAATCATCCATACCACAAAACATGTACAATACATAcataaaaagtgaaaatgaaTGTTCTCAATCTTTTGTAAATTAGTTTGCACACAAAAGAATACTACAAGAACGTAGTCGAATGTCTAAAATATCATttgattactattttttaatactttatagAAGTGTGTCCTAGTAAAAGAGATGGATGTATGGAGCAGCAAAATATAAGTAGCTAGACTAGAGAAAGACAATGGTAGGCTCCGACTTTGGCACGTGCGAAAAATAGTAGCGTGTAGGTGTATGTCGGGGGGAAGTTAAGTTACTTAGCCGTTGCCATGGAGCGCATAGAACATCATTACCAAACTACGCGTTTGGCGTTCCACATATATTACGTTACATGGTCTCACTTTGCTCTtgttatgattttcttttttttttgttggaccccaaaaatatattactcgtgtttatgacttttttttctttacagttTTCTCTAATATGTTCAAAACAGTTAATCATGAATTAATGGAAATTTTAACCACACTAAAGTGTGACGCTGTTTCTATGATCTAATTAACACTTATGTTTAGAGACtatgttataatttatataacgCTGGATAAACTCTGTAGTTATCACTCTGTAGTTATCACTCTGTAGATAAGCTCCATTGTGTCTATAACGCTGAAAGTCAAAGTGAGTGTAGTTGACGTAAGATCGGATTTAAATAGTTGTAGTCAGATTTATAGTATCTACCcaaggtatatttttttttaatagtaaatcacaatatatatatatatatatgcatatatttaaaatataaaaaaatctaagaatTCCACCAAATATCTTTAAAATCTCactcaaatcttttaaaataaaaaatttactaaatttCACAAAGTCTTCCAAAATCTTGAATCCAAATACACCCTAAATGAAAAAGGTGAAATTTCTCAGTTGGCAGTGAATGTATGTTAGAACTTTCGTGTCTAAACATGAAAAGTCCCTTATTAATGGCATGGAAAAtctaatttgttgttgttgttgttagacGGCTATGAAAAATTGTATTAGAAATAGTTTCAAATCATTTCGAATCACACAAGGCTTTCAGATTGGCGATGGTTTATTAGCAAATGCGTTGATAGGTGAgggttgttgacttgttgtatGTGGGCAAATATTATGGCGAGAGAAGCGTTTCCAAAAGTAGAGTAGACCCATGCATGCGTGAAGTTTCATTAAAGAGACTGATGATCACTAGTACCAGCAGCCAGCTTTTAATGGTGTCCAAGATTAATTAGAAGTGGCCATTATTTGAATCATATATCTCCTTTGCGGAGTTGCATGTATTCTAGAggatgtcaacaaaaaaaagtttgctttattttttctataaagtTCAGTCGGTGTCACATTTTTATGGATCGAAAATATAAGCCCAATTAGTAAATGGCCCACTGGAAACCGGAAGAAGAACACGAGTTTCGTTCGTAAAATATAAAAGGAAGGTTTCTTTAAGATTTAGGTTTTGGAATCTTGTGCTCTAAGCTTTAGGTTTTGAAATCGTGTGCGTCAAGTTAAGGCTGTTTTCTCGCGGCGGGGCTGTTCCTTGTCGAGTTGCTGAGGTAAGGGCTGTTccttgaaaatatttttcttttcttttttcttatctctcaGTACGTACTTGCGCCTTTGTTggggtttgttttttgttcttaagaTTTGATAATTCATGTTTTTCTTAGAATCTGATTTTagtgtgtttttggttttgaattgtagagaaaaaaaaaatgtcgcaGAATGATTCAAAACAAGATCCGGCGGCAGATGGCTCAATCATGGAGGATGGAGAATACCGTGCTCAGGATACTCAACCTGAGTCTGAGACTGAGGATGCAGGACCACCCGATCTTCCTAAGGGTCCTCCTACTCCTCCTACTCTAGTCAGGGGTCCCCCTCCAGGCGCACCTCCCAAGTATAGACTCCCTGTGGTCACGTTTCCACTCCCTGAGTATAGACTCCCTGAAGGGGTCACTCAGAAGGAGATTGATATTATTCACCTCACTGCGCAGTTTGTAATTCGGTATGGTATCGGTTTTTACTTGGGGTTGAACAAGAGAATGGAGGAGGATACGACGACGAAGAACCCTTTGTTGGACTTTTTGAAGCCAAGTCATCGCTTGTTTAATTATTTCGATCGGCAGGTTGTTTGGCATGCGTGTATAGTAAAGCCATCCGTAGACGACGACGACCTGCCTGCTATGCCCGTTGTTATTGAGGGTTTTTTccgtcttcttcctcgtctcGAGGAATTGGGTATGCATACTTATCTGGGTGGTTTTTCTCCCCTGGCTGACGAAGAATgtaataattttcatctaaaaaaACTGCCGCCACGTATGCCGTCACTGCGATCTCAGCTTGCTCTTCTTCAGCCTTACGTTCAGCTTCCACCCCCTTCAATGGAGGAGCCTTACATTGTGAATCCGCCCACTTTAATAGAGTTGGCGCAACATGCCTCACGTATAGCCGGAATGACTCCTCTTCCACCATTGCCTCTACCAGAGTCAGTCCTTGTTCCAGAAGACCAATTTCTTGCACGACATCCGGTGATTGTTTTCTTCCGACTCTtgcatttcctttttttttttttttttNAACCCTTTGTTGGACTTTTTGAAGCCAAGTCATCGCTTGTTTAATTATTTCGATCGGCAGGTTGTTTGGCATGCGTGTATAGTAAAGCCATCCGTAGACGACGACGACCTGCCTGCTATGCCCGTTGTTATTGAGGGTTTTTTccgtcttcttcctcgtctcGAGGAATTGGGTATGCATACTTATCTGGGTGGTTTTTCTCCCCTGGCTGACGAAGAATgtaataattttcatctaaaaaaACTGCCGCCACGTATGCCGTCACTGCGATCTCAGCTTGCTCTTCTTCAGCCTTACGTTCAGCTTCCACCCCCTTCAATGGAGGAGCCTTACATTGTGAATCCGCCCACTTTAATAGAGTTGGCGCAACATGCCTCACGTATAGCCGGAATGACTCCTCTTCCACCATTGCCTCTACCAGAGTCAGTCCTTGTTCCAGAAGACCAATTTCTTGCACGACATCCGGTGATTGTTTTCTTCCGACTCTtgcatttccttttttttttttttgcccttcCGATCGACTTAATTGACTTGTATCTGAGTAGCAGTAACATATACGTACGTTTGCAGGGTTTTTCTACAGTTACGGTTTTTGTTGAAAACTTACATGTCAAAGACATCGTAGTGGAGTCGCTATCGCAAACCGTGGcaactttgaagaagaaaatagctGGGGAGACCCGAATTCCACCAAGCAAACAGAAGTTAAGTGGAAAAGTTGGGTTGTTAAAGGACAACAGGTCACTTGCACATTACAATGTGGGGCCAGACGACATCTTGACACTATACCAGACATCTTATTAGTGAGATATGCAGCAGTGAAGTTGTTTTTCACTCTCTTTAAACCCCTTCTTAAGCTTTGTTTATGGAGTGGCAGCTGCTTGTGTATGTAACACCTCTTTAGTCTGTGATACTCTTATGTACCGATCTGAAGCCTAGTGAGAGCTGTGTGACATTGCGCATGCATTTCACAAGGAAGGTACCCTATCATATATACACAAAGATTTGTATTGCTGAAAGATGTATTCTATCATATAGAGATTGATTAGAGAGATGTATTGGACCGTTGCGCAAGGTAACATCTCAATACTGTAGCAAacaaaacctataaatatatacacaattgtttaaaaattaaaaactattagAAAATCTTAACAGTTGATTTGATTctttaaatactaaatagttattatataaacaactaaaacaaatacTATTAAGAACAAAACTATGagctaaaacaaacaaaaaaatattattaaatatacaactaaaacaaatattttaaatacaaaattatgattaaatactaaactaaaataaatatgaaatataaaaactataattaaatataataataattataaacaaaaattactattgaatacaaaattattattagatataaaaaattaatcactcgaaacaataacatatatattttgccATTTACCGAATGCAATTTGACTTAGTATTTTGTTTATTGGTAGTATAATAtcacttaatttttaaaataataatttttgtattttttatttattttaattttatatttaattctaatttttgtagtttatcgtaattattgtatttaaacctttaatattttttttaattaattacgtatatatgtgtatatacgTTTTGTTTGCCATAATATTGAAAAGTCATTGTGGCGCaatggtctttttttttcaacgaaGCATGTGTAAAATGTCCAAGTCAACGAAATTTTGCTATTATATTCGAAAGTCAAACAAAGCTTTAgaatttaaatgacattttgaaagttaataatttttttgttccaaatttgtaagttgatgtttttttttacagttttccCATATGTTATTACACTcattggtttatttgatttcatttttttgttctcatctGTTAAGAAATTTGAATATTAGCCTCTTCATATTCTTGAAGTATTTGAGTTGGCATGTTCACAATGTCGCCGTTATTACTTCGTCTGTCTTGTTTTAAAGTATACTAGACTATAACATCTGGATATAAAGCTAATTTTGTTCGAAGTGGGAGCCTTGATTTATTTAACTCTCATCCTACTCTCTCTAGTGTATACAAGGATGTAAGTGTTTTACATACTTGAGTGCAATTTGTAATGTATATATGTGCATGTGTTGATAATgatattagttttttattttggttattttttatgCATAAGGTTATTGTGCTTCGCTTATGGATTCAGGCTATATGGTGCCTCCGTCCAGAGTTGTTTTCAACTTTCATCCCCTTCATCCGAGCTGTCAGACTGGAATATGTCGCCTATACCGCTGACACTTGCTATTACCCTGACTTATCTTGTTGTACTGTTTTCTAAGTATTTTAAGGAGCACCCAATTTGTATTATAGGTGCTACCATTTTCTAAGTATTTTAGAGAGCACTCAGATTGTATAATAGGTGCTTTTTCTAAGTATTTCAAAGAGCACCCAAATTGTATAATAGGTgcggtgatgatgatgatgatattaatTACATTGAAGAATCTACGTATTTTAATCTTCGCAATTTTGTTGCATTTGTgagtagaaaaataaatcattgaaACGAATCTTTTGAGATGAACTCAAACTCGTATGGACACAATTTTTCAGATTTGACCTTATCGGAGTCTAAAACagcattttcaaattttatgaagtACATTTTATGAGTATACTCTTTTTGGAACATCCATTTaagtaaaaaacaatttcatcTGTTAACCCATCATCtatttaattaaactatttttaatttaacccATCTGAACAtccatttaatttaattgtttgatggGTTTAAAATGGATTCAAACACAATTGATTGGGTTCAAACggatatatatctaaaattttgatataaattaaaataattttaaaattttattggtgTCAATTGCACCAACAACACTCAACGTGCCTCCACCCCTGGTTGTGACCATTATGGTGGTACGAAGTGCATGGCTTACAGATGATGTTCCACAGTTGCAGTCCTGACTGTTTTCCGcaaaatcaaatcaactgaacttttgaaaccattttTCCTATTAACCCAAAATCCAATATTAATACATCAATTTTTCCCAAGTGTTAATCTATTTAAATGTTTCTTGTTACAAATTAATCAGAAGTTCTTGAGTTTGCTCAACCAAGCTGGAGGAGGGTAATGTAAATGAGTAACTTCAGATTTGTTAATACTGGATCTACATTAGAGATATCCACCAAAGGAAAATAGTATATGATACAAAATCagttaatcttatattttttattattcatggtttaaatgacataaatttgaaaatttattgtttaaatgacatacatttacaaaTTCATAGTTTAAAtggtttatatttaaaagttcatagtttaaatgatatctttttgaattaaaatttccATGAAAACAACGTTGTTTTGTCAGTAGCTGAGTGATTAACAGCATAGTAACGTCTGTTAGAAAGTCaattatcggatttaacgtcatATCTTTTTTAgcttggtcaacgaaacttcatgtttaaaaaatctACTCAACAAAAATTCAtgatttaaatgatatttttctcaactaaaatataaattttcttcgAAGGTGAATAAGCGGTTGATGAAAGAATGACTTAATGCTATATTTCATAAATCTCGGTAATAATAGCTTAATGCGTTTTTGTAGGTACGAGATTGTTTTAAATAAGCTGCTTTAAGACAATCTTTAATtatgactgatgatgatgatcatggcGACGGTATCAACTATATACTTCAAATAtccaaaaaagattaaaaatatccAACCTACATTTTAGAAGACATTGAAAACTATAtacttcaaaaaagaaaag encodes the following:
- the LOC104756971 gene encoding receptor protein kinase-like protein ZAR1: MSVGSLLFLVLLIWNFNVELNALNDEGFALLTLKRSISRDPDGSLSNWNSEDQDPCSWNGVTCDDHKVVVSLSIPRKKLVGFLPSSLGVLTNLRHLNLRSNELSGSLPAELFKAQGLQSLVLYGNLLSGSIPNEIGDLKFLQSLDFSRNSLNGSIPESVLRCKRLRSFDLNQNNLTGSVPSGFGHALASLQKLDLSSNNLSGLVPDDLGDLTRLQGTLDLSHNSFSGSIPASLGDLPEKVYVNLAYNNLSGPIPQTGALVNRGPTAFLGNPRLCGPPLKDPCLSDKDTSPASHPFVPDNNDQSGGESKKGEGLSITAIVAIVVCDFIGICIVGFLFSCCYLKICARRNSVDEEGYVLEKEGKEKKSSLCFGKEGSESPSSETLEPQRQDLVLLDKHMALDLDELLKASAFVLGKGGNGIVYKVVLEDGLTVAVRRLGEGGSQRCKEFQTEVEAIGKLRHPNIVSLKAYYWSVEEKLLIYDYISNGSLANALHGNPGMVSFKPLSWGVRLKIMRGISRGLVYLHEFSPKKYVHGSLKLSNILLGQDMEPHISDFGLMHLTSIAGTLESTTVDRPSNKSASSIGPSANLSSFYQAPEAAKATVKPSQKWDVYSFGVILLEMITGRLPIVFVGKSEMEIVKWIQMCIDEKKEMSDILDPYLVPDDTEIEEEVIAVLKIAMACVSTSPEKRPPMKHIADALTQICL